AGCCACGGCCCGTCTACAGAATTCCTAGCTTCCCGAGTTCCTCTGCAGACTCCTAGGCTCTACCTCACTCCTCCCTCGCACCTGCAAATCTTAGGCTTCAGCGGGCCTGCCCAGAGGGGACTACAATCCCCATGAACCTCCGCGGCCGCTGGCTCCTAGGGTGAGCACAACTCCAAGCCCCGGGGTTTGAcgagaaatgtatttttatcgTGACTGGAGACGAGCGCGGTTATAAGAGGGACGGAGCCAGGTGCGGTCTAGACACGAGTGGAGAGGGGGCTACTCACTCCTCCTCGTATTCTGCATCCAGATGCTGCGCTCGATCTTTTGCTCCGCGTTCGGGTTGCTTGGTGGCATCTACTGCCTCTCGGTATCAGGAACTGCGCTCCGAATTGGACCCAAATGCTTAATGAATGACACCTGGGATTACCACTTCAAAGAGACCTTGTAAGGCTTGGCCTGTATTCGAGCCCCGTCCCTCCCATTCTCTACCTCTGCCTACTTGCCTTTCCCACGTGGGCCTGGAAACCTAGGCAGGACTCGGCTTCGAGAGAGCTTCCTCCACGTGGGCCAAAACAGCCCTTTCCATATCTGCCTCAGCGCGtgcgcggggcggggggcgggggcactCCGCCTGACCTCCTCTCAcggggccccgccccgcccgcaggGGCTCTTATCTGTACAACCGCACGCAGTGGAGCTTGTGCGTGCAGCCGCCTGGTATTGTCTACTGGAACGTGACTCTCTTCTCGCTGCTGGTGGCCGCCTCGTGCCTGGAGATCTTGCTGTGTGGGCTGCAGCTGGTGAACGCGACCATTGGTGTCTTCTGTGGCGATTGCAGGAAGAAAGAGGTGGGACGGCGTGGGATGGAGCTGTCTAGGAAACCTGTTTGCTCCCTAGCTGCGTCCTCACTTTCTGTTTTCCGCAGGGCGCCCCCCACTGAGGCTCCACCGACCTGGTCCGTCGCTCCTGGACGCCCGCCTGGCCCTCCCCCGTCCCTGGAATAAACTATTTAGAGCCCTCCTCCCGGTCTCAGACTGTGCTCTATACAAGGAATGCTGGAAGGCCTCCAGATACATCGGGGCTTGGAGCT
This is a stretch of genomic DNA from Camelus bactrianus isolate YW-2024 breed Bactrian camel chromosome 16, ASM4877302v1, whole genome shotgun sequence. It encodes these proteins:
- the LOC105082514 gene encoding transmembrane 4 L6 family member 5 — its product is MCTGKCARFVGLSLVSLSLICITANALLLVPNGRTTWTKDHISLQVWLMAGFIGGGLMILCPGIAAVRAGGKGCCGAGCCGNRCRMLRSIFCSAFGLLGGIYCLSVSGTALRIGPKCLMNDTWDYHFKETLGSYLYNRTQWSLCVQPPGIVYWNVTLFSLLVAASCLEILLCGLQLVNATIGVFCGDCRKKEGAPH